Proteins encoded together in one Lathamus discolor isolate bLatDis1 chromosome 3, bLatDis1.hap1, whole genome shotgun sequence window:
- the SCYL3 gene encoding protein-associating with the carboxyl-terminal domain of ezrin: MGSENSALKSYTLEEPPFTLPTGHTIYPAVLQDGKLASVFVYKRENEDKVNKAAKHLKTLRHPCLLRFLSCTVEANGIHLVTERVKPLEMVLETLSSAEICAGIYDLLLALIFLHDRGNLTHNNVCLSSVFVSEDGHWKLGGMETVCNFSEATPEFLCHVKSVRDPSCIPCEEMSADFKILPSSYGHARDAFAFGTTVENLLTVLNDQVSADILSSFQQTLHCTLLNPDPKCRPPLSSLLSHEFFRNDFLEVVNFLKTLTLKSEEEKTEFFKFLLDRVAGLSEELIASRLVPLLLNQLVFAEPVAVKSFLPHLLGPKKEQIGESQTSCLLSPALFQTHVIPVLLKLFEVHEEHVRMVLLSHIHAYAELFSREELKNIILPQVLLGLRDTSDSIVAITLHSLAVLVSLLGPEVVVGGERTKIFKSSVPSFMKTADLSPEDSPSHVVSNQRNQTSWPLKNNSGVFPISGNVPLKKLSVRQDNPLALKTGEQDIHSPLNGIPGSINMLRSSRSSLTTSEKPAEEWPDWSEPEETNTEKTVNIQIQPREPQGSVGPYFAEHDVDEKPWDDFEPSSPSPELSSGNCLAVTQADAVEMPRSLHSAPQLSKEFKSLRLSPPAKSCPGNSWSKDKWDQQEQLGETVLPKMTIRERLKSSAESGLGEEFTIKVKRKPVHDPELDWFADMIPDIKPSSAVLILPEARTEGVVSSHSGAVSSREGASQNVLFSSKFAAADIIEAEAAGWGEEEELNWEDDTNW; this comes from the exons CACCTGAAAACCTTGCGCCACCCTTGCCTTCTGCGCTTCCTATCTTGTACTGTGGAAGCAAATGGGATCCACCTGGTCACAGAACGTGTGAAGCCTTTGGAGATGGTCCTGGAGACACTCTCTTCTGCAGAAATCTGTGCAGGGATCTACGATTTGTTGCTGGCACTCATCTTCCTCCATGACCGG GGAAACCTAACACATAACAACGTCTGTTTATCATCTGTGTTTGTAAGTGAGGATGGGCactggaagctgggaggaatGGAAACAGTCTGTAACTTCAGTGAAGCCACCCCAGAG TTCCTCTGCCATGTCAAGTCGGTACGAGACCCATCATGCATCCCTTGCGAGGAGATG tctgcAGATTTCAAAATTCTGCCCAGCAGCTACGGGCACGCGAGGGATGCCTTCGCGTTCGGAACAACAGTTGAGAACCTCCTCACAGTCCTCAATGATCAGG tttcagCAGATATTCTCTCCAGCTTTCAGCAAACCTTGCACTGTACATTGCTGAATCCAGATCCAAAGTGTCGTCCACCACTGTCCAGCTTACTGTCTCATGAGTTTTTCAG GAATGATTTTCTGGAAGTTGTGAATTTTCTTAAGACCTTAACACTAAaatctgaggaggaaaaaacgGAGTTTTTCAA ATTCCTGCTGGACAGGGTGGCTGGGCTGTCAGAGGAGCTGATAGCATCGCGGCTGGTGCCTCTTCTACTCAATCAGCTCGTGTTTGCAGAACCTGTAGCTGTCAAgagttttcttcctcatctgcTGGGTCCAAAGAAAG AGCAAATTGGAGAAAGCCAGACCAGctgcctcctctctccagcCTTGTTCCAGACACATGTCattcctgtgctgctgaagcTGTTTGAGGTTCATGAGGAGCACGTTCGAATGGTGTTGCTGTCTCACATTCATGCCTATGCAGAACTATTCTCTCGGGAGGAGTTGAAAAACATCATATTGCCACAG GTATTGCTGGGCCTTCGAGATACCAGTGACTCCATTGTTGCGATAACACTGCACAGCTTAGCAGTTCTTGTCTCCCTGCTTGGGCCTGAAGTAGTTGTGGGTGGAGAAAGAACCAAGATTTTCAAAAGCTCTGTACCAAGCTTCATGAAAACTGCGGATCTCTCCCCGGAAG ACTCCCCCAGTCATGTTGTAAGCAATCAGAGAAATCAGACCTCATGGCCCTTGAAGAACAATTCTGGTGTGTTTCCCATCTCTGGAAATGTACCTCTCAAGAAGCTTTCTGTGCGACAAGACAATCCACTGGCTTTAAAGACAG GTGAACAAGATATTCACTCCCCACTGAATGGAATTCCTGGAAGCATTAATATGCTGcggagcagcaggagctcttTGACTACCTCCGAAAAGCCAGCAGAGGAGTGGCCGGACTGGAGTGAGCCAGAGGAGACAAACACTGAGAAAACTGTGAACATTCAAATTCAGCCCCGAGAGCCACAGGGCAGTGTGGGACCTTATTTTGCTGAACACGATGTAGATGAGAAGCCTTGGGATGACTTTGAGCCCAGCAGCCCTAGTCCTGAACTGTCCTCAGGAAATTGCCTCGCTGTGACCCAAGCTGATGCAGTTGAAATGCCAAGGTCTCTGCACAGTGCCCCTCAGCTGAGCAAAGAATTCAAAAGCCTCAGACTGAGTCCTCCCGCAAAGTCCTGCCCCGGGAACAGCTGGAGCAAGGACAAGTGGGACCAGCAGGAACAACTGGGAGAAACTGTGCTGCCAAAAATGACCATTCGAGAGAGGCTGAAGTCTTCAGCAGAGTCTGGCCTAGGAGAAGAATTCACAATCAAAGTGAAGAGGAAACCTGTGCATGACCCAGAGCTGGACTGGTTTGCTGACATGATCCCAGACATTAAACCATCTTCAGCTGTCTTGATTTTACCTGAAGCGAGAACAGAAGGGGTTGTTTCTAGTCACTCCGGTGCAGTATCCAGCAGAGAAGGTGCCTCCCAGAATGTGCTGTTTTCATccaaatttgcagcagctgataTCATTGAG GCTGAAGCTGCAGGCTGGGGTGAAGAGGAGGAGTTGAACTGGGAAGATGATACTAACTGGTAA